The Halomonas denitrificans genome window below encodes:
- the erpA gene encoding iron-sulfur cluster insertion protein ErpA, whose product MHDSTHAADTDAAPLVFTESAARKVRELILADGNPALKLRVYITGGGCSGFQYGFTFDEAADEDDVRVDRDGVTLLVDPLSFQYLEGAEVDYAENLQGARFIIRNPNAATTCGCGSSFGLA is encoded by the coding sequence ATGCACGATTCGACCCACGCCGCCGACACGGACGCCGCACCACTGGTGTTCACCGAGTCGGCCGCGCGCAAGGTGCGCGAGCTGATCCTGGCCGACGGCAATCCGGCCTTGAAGCTGCGGGTCTACATCACCGGCGGGGGCTGCTCGGGATTCCAGTACGGATTCACCTTCGACGAAGCGGCCGACGAGGATGACGTGCGCGTCGATCGCGACGGCGTCACCCTGCTGGTCGACCCGCTCAGCTTCCAGTACCTGGAAGGCGCCGAGGTCGACTACGCCGAGAACCTCCAGGGGGCCCGCTTCATCATCCGCAATCCCAACGCGGCCACGACCTGCGGCTGCGGATCCTCCTTCGGGCTCGCCTGA
- a CDS encoding CopD family protein, with amino-acid sequence MLWLKAFHIVFVVTWFAGLFYLPRLFVYAAENPEPAVQDLFRIMQRRLLGITHIGGALAVGFGLALILAAPEVYLAMGWLHAKLVLVVLLVAYHLWCWRLVLAFRAGRNRHDSTWYRWFNEAPALLLVAIVLLAILKPF; translated from the coding sequence ATGCTCTGGCTCAAGGCCTTCCACATCGTGTTCGTCGTCACCTGGTTCGCCGGTCTGTTCTATCTGCCGCGGTTGTTCGTCTACGCGGCCGAGAACCCGGAGCCGGCGGTCCAGGACCTGTTCCGGATCATGCAGCGGCGGCTGCTCGGCATCACCCACATCGGCGGCGCACTCGCCGTCGGCTTCGGGCTGGCGCTGATCCTCGCCGCGCCCGAGGTCTACCTGGCGATGGGCTGGCTGCATGCAAAACTGGTGCTGGTTGTCCTGCTGGTCGCTTATCACCTGTGGTGCTGGCGACTGGTACTCGCCTTTCGAGCCGGACGCAATCGCCACGACTCGACCTGGTACCGCTGGTTCAACGAAGCGCCGGCCCTGCTCCTGGTCGCGATCGTACTGCTGGCCATTCTCAAACCGTTCTGA